The DNA window ACCAGGGCATGCGTGTCTGCTGTAGGCCTTCTGAGGGGCATCACTGCAGACCGTGCGAATCGAGGGCCATGCCTGAAGGGGGATGTGTGCGCGAAAACCAATAGTTGGCCAGCAAGACTTCCTTGTTCTCGAAGCTTTTCAGCAGCACGGCTGGCAAACTCACTGACTGCTTGCAGCAGCGGCGGCAGCAACGAAATGGGCTCGCCAAACGAACGAGTGCATGCGATTTGCTTCCTCGGTAGCGGAGCGTTTTCGAGCTGAATGCACGGCGTGCCTTGAAGCTCGCGAACGGTGCGTTCAAGAACGACA is part of the Dysgonomonas mossii genome and encodes:
- a CDS encoding DinB/UmuC family translesion DNA polymerase, with product MDAATARRRWSVVLERTVRELQGTPCIQLENAPLPRKQIACTRSFGEPISLLPPLLQAVSEFASRAAEKLREQGSLAGQLLVFAHTSPFRHGPRFARSAVMPLRRPTADTHALV